The segment ATTTCGGAACCATTGAAGTCAGTAAACTACGTTCTGTCATCGCCACCAATCAGTTTGTGGATGTCCGCCGGGAGGTCAACGCCCTGCAAAGCAACGTTGATGCCAACCCTGCACCGACCGAAACCGAATTGGTGAAAGCGGGCATTTCCTCATATCTGATGGGAGATCATGAAAAGTCGAACGACTATCTCTCCAAGATCCAGAATGACCCCGTGGGTACTTTCTATCATGCCTGCGTCCTGAACGCCCTTGGACAACAGGAAGAGGCCAGCAAAAAGTTTCAGACGGCAGCCCAATTGGGTTACGATCGTATTGAATGCACGCTGCGTCAGGCAGGTACTCTGCGAGAATATGGTCAACTGGACGATGCGGAACAACTTCTCCGAAGTGTTGCCGCCGAAGCTGCCAGTCGAGCCGAGTATTCTTATCAGATGGGATGTATCCTGTCAGATCGAGGCGACACTTACGGTGCGATTGAGTACTTCGAGCGTGCTGTCGACATGAACAACCAGCATTCACCCGCCCTTTTCCGCCTGGCAGCAGAAAATGCGCTGCGCGGGAACGATCAGGAGGCGATCCGGTTGTACGAACAGGCTCTCTCGAAGCCACCGTTCTACATGGGAGCTCTGATGAATCTGGGGCTGCTCTACGAAGACAGCGAAAACTACAACGCGGCAGCATTCTGCTTCCGTAAAGTTCTGGATGCAGATCCTTCCAACCAGCGTGCCAAGCTGTACTTGAAAGACATCCGTGCCACTGAAGACATGTTCTACGATGAAGAATCGGCCAAGAACGAAGCTCGGATGGAGCAACTTCTCGGTCGACCGATCACCGACTTCGAACTTTCAGTTCGCTCGCGCAACTGTCTGCAGGCCATGGATATCAATACCCTTGGCGATCTGACGACCACGACAGAGCAAGATTTGCTCGGCGGTAAAAACTTCGGTGAGACTTCACTGAAAGAAATTCGCGAAATGCTGACGGCCCACAGCCTGTCGATCGGTCAAAACCTGAAGAAGAAAACATCCGACACTTCTTACCAGATGCAGAATCTCAGTCCTCAAGAGCAGATGATGCTCAACAAACCGATCAGCGAACTGGACTTGTCTGTTCGCGCTCGCAAATGCATGTCTCGTCTGAATATGTCGACGATTGGCGAATTGCTCCAGAAAACTCCGGACGAATTGCTCTCCAGCCGTAACTTCGGCGTGACGTCACTCAACGAGATTCGTGCGAAGCTCCAGGAAATGAACCTGTCCCTACGCAACGACTAATCACTGCGTTAAGACCATAAAAAATTATTACCACCTGGTAACAAGATTCACAGACACAGTTGCTCGATCCGCGACTGTGTCTGTTTTTTATTATCTTCAGCTTTTCAACTCTCGCTGTCTCTGCAGATTGAACTGAATGAAGGAGCGTCCATGCGACTTCAACTTGCTCTCCTCGTCATGATTCTAGGAGTTGGTTCCGCCATGTATTGGCGGTCCCAAAGAGAAGATCCGCCCGTCGGTCCCGAGGCAACCTCGATTGCCGAGACGGAGACAGCTTCCACTGCAGACTCTGCCGAGTCGACCCCTTCCGACGAAACCAGTGAGGAACCACCCTTCAACACCTCACCCGAGATGCGCGTCAGCCTGACCAATTCGGCACGAAATACGTATCGATTTTCAAGCAGCCTTCCGAGTGAAGTTTTTCTGGATAATAACGAGCAGTCCGACCGTATATTGGATCCAACGCGTTCTGAAGTAACCGTGCGTGCCACCAACGATCCCTCCGGGATTCAGATTGGGACCGAAACTTTTTCGGCGAATCTTGTGCGATTAAGAACGGAGGCCACTGCCGACTTCTGGGTGAATGACCATCAATACCGAGGGGAGATCTGGTTTCACCGCCTGGCAAGTGGTCGCGTCCTGGCTGTGAATCATGTTCCACTGGAAGATTACCTGGGAAGTGTCGTCGACAGCGAAATGCCCGCCTCCTTTCCCGATGAATCGCGAAAAGCTCAGGCAATTATCGCCCGAACCTATGCTCTGTTTCGGCGACAGGAAACGGCGGATGAACCCTATTTCGATTTGTATGCGACGACACTCAGCCAGCAATACCTCGGTGTGCAGTATCGGGCCAATGATGGACGTCGACTGGCGGGTGAATCGAAGCTGAGCCGTCGACTGGTTCGCGAGACAGCCGGAATGGTTTGCCTGAATGCTGGGGCTCTTTTCAGTACCTACTACTCGGCCGTTTGCGGAGGCAAAACCACGGAGGGTTCGATTCTGTTTCCCGATGCTGTTCCGCTACTCAAGTCTGTTCCGTGTGAGTACTGCGCAGCAGCAAAATTATACAAATGGGAACGAAGTTGGACGATTGAAAAAGCGGAGAGGTATCTGAGTCGAGAGTTCACCCGACAGGGTCACCGCTTTGGCAAACTCTCCGGAGTCAAAAATCTTAGTGACGAACCGGGGCCTGCCTCCCAATTTCTCTTCACAGATGGCCGCTCAGAACGAACTCTAAACGGCCAACAAATCCGTACTCTTTTCACTGGCTTGCCAAGCCCCACCTTTAAACTGGAATTAACGGATACAGAACTACTCTTTCACGGAGCGGGACATGGGCATGGTGTCGGACTCTGCCAGTGGGGAGCCCGAGGAATGGCGGTGGAAGGGAAAAAAGCCGCCGAGATTCTCGATCATTATTATCCCGGTGTGACGGTCGCGCCACGCACTAAATAGACGACAATACAATTGCTATAGTGCATTCCATTTAACCGTAACGTGTTCTGGCGGTGCAGCCTCCTGCTTTGAAAGGTTTTCGAGACCGATAGCCGCCACAATTATCCTGGAGAGGATCTATTCAGGGGCAGGCAATTTCTGTCGCTGTAATCCCGTCGCAGGATCCAGCAAAAGTATCGAGCCAGCCGACACCCGATATCGATATGGTAGCTTCTTTCCAAAGTAACTTTGCAGTCCCTCCTGAACGGCCTGAAAATGGGACTCCACTTCGGCTGCGGGGAGTGCGAAGTTATAGAAGGCGACTTCATCAATGATTCCGTGAAAAGGTTCTCGTGCCTCTTCGCCAGGGGGACTGAGATTGCCAATCACCACTTCGCCTGGTCCGCCTGTTAACGGTCGCGTACCGTGGGGATACTGGTATGACGCGACCAGCCGACCATCGACATACACCTGCTTCCGTCCACTCGCCGTTTCATAAGTCGCCGCAATGTGATGTGGTTCTCCATCTTTCAATTCACTCAACAAAACCGTTGCGTTCTCTCCGGCCAAGGGAATTTCGAGTTCCTGATATCCTTGACCAATTAGATAAAGTCCGAAGGCGAGTACAGGGCCTGCGGGTTGTTTTGGATTTGAATATTCGTTCAACATCGGATCATCGTTTTGAAACGACAAGAGGAATCGCAGTTCCCCATCTCCATCCTTTCGAATGATTTCATCGTAATCCGATTTGTCTCCCGTACTGAATCCATTACCTTCCCAACGCGGCACGATCAACGCTTCCAGAGTGATTCCGTCATCCACGGCAAACGTTCCTGTTCCCAGTGCTTGACCACCACCGCTTCCAACAGCAATTCCTGCTTCCGATGTATTATCGAATTCGACCGCCCCAGTTCCGATCAACCCAGCAACACGACTTGTCCCTCTCGAAAGTTGACCGTCCGCATCTCCAAACTGATCTCGAACCTGCCGATCGGTTTCATCGAAATTCCAATAGTGTTGTGGTTGCCATAATCGAGGACGCACCTCGACCTCGCCACTTGTCACTTTTAATTCGACGGCACCAGACTCTTCTGACTTACTGATTTCGAAATCGGCTTCGCGGCTGATGAATCGTATATTTCCATAAGTTAGCTCGAAAATATCTTGAGCCGTGGTTGCCTGAACCTGCGGCATCCCCTGTTCGATGAACATCATTCCGCGTGCTGGCAATTCGAACTCGATCGGACCATTCACTGTCAGGAGGGTTCGATTCGATAGTTCAATGGTCACCTCTCCGGCGGGAAGTTGGTGTTTACCGCGGTTCAGTTTCACACCCGGTTGCCATGCGGCCAGCGGCGTTTCCAGTTGAGAGGAATGAACTGTGGCAACGACCTGTTCTTCTCTCGTGGAATTAAAAAACCACAGAGCCCCAATGAGGCCAATCACAACCGGTATCAAAAATATTAACCACCGTCTGGGACTGCTGACCCTCTCACCTTCAATCCGGCGAGTGAATTGACCAAGTGTCGATGTAGAGGAACTATTAGCCGAGTCCTCAAACTCCACCGTCATTTGTTTCAGTGTGACTGATTTGATCGCCGGCAGTTCGCTCGATTGCTCTGCCTGCATTCGTGCGTGCAAGTCGAGGTACTGTAAATACTCCCGTTGGCGTTCGGGCGAGTTTTCCAGTAGCTCTGCCAGTCGTTGCTGTTGCGCAGCGTCTAGATCTCCGTCGCATAACAGATCGAGCAGTTCCTGAAATTCATTGTCCGCTACAGCCATGAGTTATTTCTCAGATTCTATTTCCGTATGTCGCCCAACGCACTTAAATAACAGACGACGAATTTTCTGAATCGATTTACGAATAGCAAAGACGGATCGCGATTCCGCCTTCGCCAATTTCTCGGCCGTGATGCGAGTCGTGTAATAAGTATGATAAAGCCGCTGATCTTCAGGACGTAATTTTTCCATGCAAGTGGAAAATTGCTGCCATCGTTCATCCAGTTCCGATTCCATTTCCTGCTGCCTCGCGGCCAGTTCTTCCATCAACTTCGGTTCAAACAGCACCAGAGTATCGTTTCGTTGACGATATCGATACTCACGGATTCGATTAAAAGCGACCGCTTTTGCCCAACTGTAGAAACTGGTCCCTGGTTCGAATTGCTCAAATTCCTGCCACAGATACAACGCCGTTTCCTGAAAAACCTCTTCTGCCGCA is part of the Polystyrenella longa genome and harbors:
- a CDS encoding sigma-70 family RNA polymerase sigma factor, which produces MTDSGRFASLIPPTGDSHNQQLVSQFTQLIEESRGSLYAYIFALLPRHDAAEEVFQETALYLWQEFEQFEPGTSFYSWAKAVAFNRIREYRYRQRNDTLVLFEPKLMEELAARQQEMESELDERWQQFSTCMEKLRPEDQRLYHTYYTTRITAEKLAKAESRSVFAIRKSIQKIRRLLFKCVGRHTEIESEK
- a CDS encoding tetratricopeptide repeat protein, with the translated sequence MPEDQVNIQQLLQGGSHFGTIEVSKLRSVIATNQFVDVRREVNALQSNVDANPAPTETELVKAGISSYLMGDHEKSNDYLSKIQNDPVGTFYHACVLNALGQQEEASKKFQTAAQLGYDRIECTLRQAGTLREYGQLDDAEQLLRSVAAEAASRAEYSYQMGCILSDRGDTYGAIEYFERAVDMNNQHSPALFRLAAENALRGNDQEAIRLYEQALSKPPFYMGALMNLGLLYEDSENYNAAAFCFRKVLDADPSNQRAKLYLKDIRATEDMFYDEESAKNEARMEQLLGRPITDFELSVRSRNCLQAMDINTLGDLTTTTEQDLLGGKNFGETSLKEIREMLTAHSLSIGQNLKKKTSDTSYQMQNLSPQEQMMLNKPISELDLSVRARKCMSRLNMSTIGELLQKTPDELLSSRNFGVTSLNEIRAKLQEMNLSLRND
- a CDS encoding SpoIID/LytB domain-containing protein — its product is MRLQLALLVMILGVGSAMYWRSQREDPPVGPEATSIAETETASTADSAESTPSDETSEEPPFNTSPEMRVSLTNSARNTYRFSSSLPSEVFLDNNEQSDRILDPTRSEVTVRATNDPSGIQIGTETFSANLVRLRTEATADFWVNDHQYRGEIWFHRLASGRVLAVNHVPLEDYLGSVVDSEMPASFPDESRKAQAIIARTYALFRRQETADEPYFDLYATTLSQQYLGVQYRANDGRRLAGESKLSRRLVRETAGMVCLNAGALFSTYYSAVCGGKTTEGSILFPDAVPLLKSVPCEYCAAAKLYKWERSWTIEKAERYLSREFTRQGHRFGKLSGVKNLSDEPGPASQFLFTDGRSERTLNGQQIRTLFTGLPSPTFKLELTDTELLFHGAGHGHGVGLCQWGARGMAVEGKKAAEILDHYYPGVTVAPRTK
- a CDS encoding LamG domain-containing protein, with protein sequence MAVADNEFQELLDLLCDGDLDAAQQQRLAELLENSPERQREYLQYLDLHARMQAEQSSELPAIKSVTLKQMTVEFEDSANSSSTSTLGQFTRRIEGERVSSPRRWLIFLIPVVIGLIGALWFFNSTREEQVVATVHSSQLETPLAAWQPGVKLNRGKHQLPAGEVTIELSNRTLLTVNGPIEFELPARGMMFIEQGMPQVQATTAQDIFELTYGNIRFISREADFEISKSEESGAVELKVTSGEVEVRPRLWQPQHYWNFDETDRQVRDQFGDADGQLSRGTSRVAGLIGTGAVEFDNTSEAGIAVGSGGGQALGTGTFAVDDGITLEALIVPRWEGNGFSTGDKSDYDEIIRKDGDGELRFLLSFQNDDPMLNEYSNPKQPAGPVLAFGLYLIGQGYQELEIPLAGENATVLLSELKDGEPHHIAATYETASGRKQVYVDGRLVASYQYPHGTRPLTGGPGEVVIGNLSPPGEEAREPFHGIIDEVAFYNFALPAAEVESHFQAVQEGLQSYFGKKLPYRYRVSAGSILLLDPATGLQRQKLPAPE